The genomic DNA actcacctcagtccgggtggcggaggacgaatctcagttgcctccgtgtctgagacagtcaatccgtgcatcttatcacgtggcttgttgagcacgttatcgcagagacatagcgcctgtggaggcttcatgctattctccacgtcatccacgcacaactcaccacgtgccccactgagagcaagaaccacacattatagcgaccacgaggaggttaccccatgtgactctaccctccctagcaaccgggccaatttggttgcttgggagacctggctggagtcactcgtccctccttttcttaaaaaaaaatctaaaatggaTTTTAGAGTGAGAtacttacactggaagtgaatggggacaaattttggagggtttaaaggcagaaatgtgaagcttttaatttttaaatgctcttacattaattcttctgttaaaactcatgaattgtttgagctgtaaagtttttaaaaacataatttttagggttttagagtttgttgacttTACATTGTCAGGGCaacgaagttgcaaaattggctttaactttacacagaaaaggttagtaagtgattttatcacactaaaatcatgttaaaatacattgtttacgtcttgtggctatacttttgtaatagtgagtattttaacgtttacagattggcctcattcacttccattgtactaagtgcctcactgtaaccaagatttttttttttattttttaagagaaggaggggcaagtcataataaattgttgtggtaatcaatattatgccacaaatgctgtctattgagcttaacttttattgaaactgaaatattcctttttCATTCCTTTTTCAAAAgcaaattaaaaatattgcaatattcacaatgttgcatatgttacattttaaaatcatcacaattattgTGACTATTCAATATAACGCCCATGCATACACCGTAACAAAGTGAACGTAATAATATTCATTCTAATTAAATGATTTCAATAACTGTGGTACCAGCAAGATAATACAACAAATGGATAAATGTAGTTAGTTCGGTTTGTGGCATGTGTTTTTTGAACTGATGAAATTGAATAGCCTGCCAATAAACTATCAAATGATTTCTTTTCCTCTCAGGAGAATAAAGAAAGGGAGCTACAGGAGCAGCGGCGTGTGGCACGTGAGCGTGAGAACGTGGAAAAGCGTCGTTCCCTTGCCCTGTGCACCGGTCTGGAAGTAGAAAAGCGTCGTTCCCTGGCCCTGTGCACCAGTCTGGAAGTGGAGTGCGAATCGGACGACCTTGATCACGCCCTACAGAGAAGCTTAAGTTACACTGGGACCCGTCGCAGTCTCCGCAAACACTCTCAGTACATCCTGTACTCTGACGAGAGAAATATGAAATCTGACCAGCAGCATTTCAACTCAGAGAGCGAAAGCCTTCATGCTCTTAGTCCTGAAGGATTTAGTAAAGATTCAGAGCTAAGAAGACATTTACTATGCAAGAGTGCCGCTGAACAAATTGAACAAGGTTTAAACATAGAACTAAAAGAAGGTCAGTGTTTGTTAGGCACAGATTCAACGTGTGGCCTTCAGCGAGGCGCAATGGCTACACCAAACGGTATGAAAAGCCATTCTACGTTGAATACAAGGACAGTCCCCAGTGATAGCACTTTTGTTGCTTTAGGAAAAACAAGTATCACGTCACATCAGGAGGGGGTAGCGAATGTCTTGCCGCTCACAGGACTATCCTctaacaatgttttgaaagttgAGAAACAGGTTCAAGAAGCCTGTGAAAGGCTGACGCAGATAGCAACAGAGGCTTCAGAGGACGCTGAGAAGCAGGATTGTGAGAACGGCAAAGAGACTCCATCTGAAAGAGGAGTAACGCCACAGACAGATGCTGAAACCACCACAAGTCTGTTGGGAGAGACTTTGTTGAACGCCTCTTGCCCTGTTGACGCTAGTCCGCCGCTTACCCGTGAACCTGAGCCCTCTAGCCCAGATAGAAGCCACGTTTACCCACGAGTTGGCGAGACACTTGAGTGCCACACCCTAGTGAGTGGCCTCCGCTCATACGAGAGCCTTTCGCCAACTGTAGTGCGCCCTGCAACTAATCACTGCTCTAAATGGAAAAAAGAGCGAGaagctgaggagagggatggTGCTAGCTCGCCGCATGCTAAGGAGAATTCACGTACGATAAAAACGCCCACTCGAGGACCAACTAAAAGAGGACTTGTACCTCGTGGAGGGGCTTCGAATAGTAGTGGCATTCCAAGGGTGCGCACTAAGGCGGAGCCAGTTCCTGCTGATGGTTTGTCAGCTAGTAATGTATCGCGTCCTTCCCCTATTCGTTCCACGTCTGTCCGCTCAACGCTAATCACGCGATTCAACGCCGTCCAAAATGAACTCAAACAAAATGCCAGTGCACGACAAAAGGCGAATGCCCAGTCTTACATGAAACAAAAGCATAACGCCAATGAGACTGTGAACCAGGACAAGGACCGATGTCGCGAGCCGTTTGTTCGTGGCTCGCCATTACGCGTGTCCAAACGGCTAGCGCCCAATTCGGACTCCCAGACAGCCCACGCTATACATAGTCCAACCGCTGCTACTACCGCAAAGACAATTCGCACGGCCATAATCAGTGCAGCCAAAGCCAAGACCGCCAAGAGTCCAGAGTCTGCCTTCACCAAGAGCCTGGGTTCCCGAATCCCAGGCCCTAAATTTCCCAGACCTGCTGCCCAACCCATGTGGAGATAATATTTGGTTGCTTGAACTCTTCGAGTAGCATGCATAAGCATCTAAATTAAAGGatgggttcacccaaaaataatgatTCTGTAGTTTTACTTGccatcatgtttttccaaatctg from Myxocyprinus asiaticus isolate MX2 ecotype Aquarium Trade chromosome 22, UBuf_Myxa_2, whole genome shotgun sequence includes the following:
- the LOC127412838 gene encoding inverted formin-2-like isoform X1, coding for MAAIPVPPPPIPPPPPPPPPPAPACSLTSVDSSRKHRLRNINWERIPKERVEGRKSVWSGSLNEDDDFRIDLNSLDELFGQKEGGKPDRANSFRRGLLRCRSPLETSVNKVTLLDSKRSMNVGIFLRQLKIAAKEIMEDVRQGAGERYGAEKLTELCKLLPDNEEEARLKKFSGDRSLLAEPDLFMLLLVELPSFRMRLDAMILQQEFDPAVTSLCEAARCLGEAARELLSCPELHCILRLVLKAGNYMNAGGYAGNAAGFRISSLLKLADTKANKPSMNLLHFVAMEAVKKDKDLLMFPSRLSHVGPASRLSEESVAEDLSRLRSRVAKLRIRAQTDTEIEQQTRTFLEVAEVRLKEAMGEVEILQNTSKALMEFFCEDENSFKLEEACRIFQCFCQRFQRAVLENKERELQEQRRVARERENVEKRRSLALCTGLEVEKRRSLALCTSLEVECESDDLDHALQRSLSYTGTRRSLRKHSQYILYSDERNMKSDQQHFNSESESLHALSPEGFSKDSELRRHLLCKSAAEQIEQGLNIELKEGQCLLGTDSTCGLQRGAMATPNGMKSHSTLNTRTVPSDSTFVALGKTSITSHQEGVANVLPLTGLSSNNVLKVEKQVQEACERLTQIATEASEDAEKQDCENGKETPSERGVTPQTDAETTTSLLGETLLNASCPVDASPPLTREPEPSSPDRSHVYPRVGETLECHTLVSGLRSYESLSPTVVRPATNHCSKWKKEREAEERDGASSPHAKENSRTIKTPTRGPTKRGLVPRGGASNSSGIPRVRTKAEPVPADGLSASNVSRPSPIRSTSVRSTLITRFNAVQNELKQNASARQKANAQSYMKQKHNANETVNQDKDRCREPFVRGSPLRVSKRLAPNSDSQTAHAIHSPTAATTAKTIRTAIISAAKAKTAKSPESAFTKSLGSRIPGPKFPRPAAQPMWR
- the LOC127412838 gene encoding uncharacterized protein LOC127412838 isoform X2; protein product: MRMCGTLISRTTSTDAAKEIMEDVRQGAGERYGAEKLTELCKLLPDNEEEARLKKFSGDRSLLAEPDLFMLLLVELPSFRMRLDAMILQQEFDPAVTSLCEAARCLGEAARELLSCPELHCILRLVLKAGNYMNAGGYAGNAAGFRISSLLKLADTKANKPSMNLLHFVAMEAVKKDKDLLMFPSRLSHVGPASRLSEESVAEDLSRLRSRVAKLRIRAQTDTEIEQQTRTFLEVAEVRLKEAMGEVEILQNTSKALMEFFCEDENSFKLEEACRIFQCFCQRFQRAVLENKERELQEQRRVARERENVEKRRSLALCTGLEVEKRRSLALCTSLEVECESDDLDHALQRSLSYTGTRRSLRKHSQYILYSDERNMKSDQQHFNSESESLHALSPEGFSKDSELRRHLLCKSAAEQIEQGLNIELKEGQCLLGTDSTCGLQRGAMATPNGMKSHSTLNTRTVPSDSTFVALGKTSITSHQEGVANVLPLTGLSSNNVLKVEKQVQEACERLTQIATEASEDAEKQDCENGKETPSERGVTPQTDAETTTSLLGETLLNASCPVDASPPLTREPEPSSPDRSHVYPRVGETLECHTLVSGLRSYESLSPTVVRPATNHCSKWKKEREAEERDGASSPHAKENSRTIKTPTRGPTKRGLVPRGGASNSSGIPRVRTKAEPVPADGLSASNVSRPSPIRSTSVRSTLITRFNAVQNELKQNASARQKANAQSYMKQKHNANETVNQDKDRCREPFVRGSPLRVSKRLAPNSDSQTAHAIHSPTAATTAKTIRTAIISAAKAKTAKSPESAFTKSLGSRIPGPKFPRPAAQPMWR
- the LOC127412838 gene encoding uncharacterized protein LOC127412838 isoform X3 — its product is MEDVRQGAGERYGAEKLTELCKLLPDNEEEARLKKFSGDRSLLAEPDLFMLLLVELPSFRMRLDAMILQQEFDPAVTSLCEAARCLGEAARELLSCPELHCILRLVLKAGNYMNAGGYAGNAAGFRISSLLKLADTKANKPSMNLLHFVAMEAVKKDKDLLMFPSRLSHVGPASRLSEESVAEDLSRLRSRVAKLRIRAQTDTEIEQQTRTFLEVAEVRLKEAMGEVEILQNTSKALMEFFCEDENSFKLEEACRIFQCFCQRFQRAVLENKERELQEQRRVARERENVEKRRSLALCTGLEVEKRRSLALCTSLEVECESDDLDHALQRSLSYTGTRRSLRKHSQYILYSDERNMKSDQQHFNSESESLHALSPEGFSKDSELRRHLLCKSAAEQIEQGLNIELKEGQCLLGTDSTCGLQRGAMATPNGMKSHSTLNTRTVPSDSTFVALGKTSITSHQEGVANVLPLTGLSSNNVLKVEKQVQEACERLTQIATEASEDAEKQDCENGKETPSERGVTPQTDAETTTSLLGETLLNASCPVDASPPLTREPEPSSPDRSHVYPRVGETLECHTLVSGLRSYESLSPTVVRPATNHCSKWKKEREAEERDGASSPHAKENSRTIKTPTRGPTKRGLVPRGGASNSSGIPRVRTKAEPVPADGLSASNVSRPSPIRSTSVRSTLITRFNAVQNELKQNASARQKANAQSYMKQKHNANETVNQDKDRCREPFVRGSPLRVSKRLAPNSDSQTAHAIHSPTAATTAKTIRTAIISAAKAKTAKSPESAFTKSLGSRIPGPKFPRPAAQPMWR